Part of the Blastocatellia bacterium genome is shown below.
CAGCTCGTGCTGAAACCGATCCGTGCCCCAGTAGTGTGTGGCGAACACATCCCAGTCGTAATTGTCCATCAGGTAGCGGTTCACCTGAGTCTTGTACTTCAGCTCGTCAAAGAGCTGATTGAGGATGTTGTCAACCTTGCCGGGGGCGTAGACTTCGGTGATGTAGAGTTGATAGGGGCCGAAGCGCGATTCGATCTCTTCGAGCAACGATTCGGGATAGGTGAAGTCGCGGCGACCGCGCGGCGTCAGGAAATCGGCGACCATCACGCCGTTGACCATCGTCGGCGGATAGGTGCAAGGCATGTTGGTGACGATGGCGCGCTTGCCCATCTGGCCGAGAATGTCCCAGAAAGGCAGGCCGTCGCGGGCGCGGGCGCTGACCGGCTGATCGGGCAGGGCGTTCGAGCCTTTGCGCCGCAGCAGGAATTCAAAGACGCCGTGCTTGCCGGGATTCTTGCCGGTCATCCACGACACCCAGGCGGTCGGCGTGATGGGCGGGATCGTCGTTTCCAGCCAGCCGCGCACGCCTTCGTTGATGAAGGCTTGCAGGCGCGGCATCAATCCTTTTTGCATCAGCGGATCAAGCAGATCAAATGTAGACCCATCCAGACCTATGAAGAGAACTTTTTTGCTCATAACAAAAGACTAAGAAATTTACAGGATTATGGCGCGATTCTCAACCCATGTTGGCTTGTGAGGCGGCGAGGCGGTTTAATCACCGGCATCAAAACTCTTTTCAGCATTGATCGGCATGTCGTCAGTGTTGTCAGGCTTGACACTTTCCAGCTTGCCATTGCGGAGCGTGCCGAGCGCTTGCCTATAGATGTCTGCCAGCCGCCGCCGCTCACGCTCGTCATAGAAACCGAGCGCCAGAAGGATGAGCGGGAAGGCCAGCGCCAGCCCGACCTTTGCCACCGCCGATATATAAATCAAGCGCCGCCGGTGCGGGTCGTCGTACGACATCACGCTCAGGTCGCCACGCAGATAATCAATCGCATAGAAAGCCGCCGCCACGAGCGCGCCGACGCCGCCGACCGTGAAGACACGCCCCCATTCATAACGCACTTTGTAAAACAGGTTCGACGCCCAGAAGCGCAAGCCGCAGAACGCCGCGTAAGAGAGCAGCGTCGAAACCGCTGCGCCCGGGCTTCCATAACGCGGGATCAGCGCGAAGTTCAGCGCGATGTTGAAGGCCAGCGCGATGGCAATAGTGATGGGCGCGTAGATAGTGCGCTTCTTTAAGGTGATGCCGATGTTGAGGACGCGGGCGGCACTGTCCAGCACCATCGCCATCGCCAGCAGCGGAATGATGCCGGCGGCGGGCCAGTAATCCGAGCGCGCAAACCTCAGCAGCCCGTCTCCGGCAATCGCCGCCACGCCCAGCGACAAAAACATGCTGACGAAGGTGATGTAGGTCAGCACGCGCGAGTAGTATTCTTCGGCGCCCTCTTCGTTCATCACCGAAAAGCGCATCACCGTCCAGACCTGGCTGAAGGGCACGGTTGCCAGCACCGAAACGACCGAGACCAGCGTGTTGGCTATCGCATAAACGCCGACATCGCGCGCCTTGCCATAGCGTTCGAGGAAGAAACGGTCGATCATCATGAACAGCGTCATGGCGATCTGGTTGAAGATCAGCGGCGTGCCGAAGGCCAGCATGCCGCGCAGCTCCTTGGAAGAGAAGCTCAAGCTCAGGTCGCGCCGCACGACGACGAAGAAGATCAACGCTTCAAAAGCCGAGCCGATCAAGCGGCCCCGCAAGACGTTTTCAACGCTCGCCTCGACGAAAATCACCAGGTAGCAGATGACCGCGAGCTGCACGACGAACGCCGTGATGTTGAGCGCCGAATAGTGCGCCGATTTAAAGTTCGCTCGCAAGATCGAATCGGGGATGACCGAAATGATCTCGAAGAAGCTGATGAAAAAGATCAGCCGCAGCAGGCCGGCGTTCGAGGCATCGCCCGAAAAGACCAGCCACGACACCTGCGGCGCTAAGAGATAGAGCAGGCCGGTCGAAATCACCCCGGAGACCAGCAAAAACCCGAGCGTCGAGCCGACAATGCGCCGCCGATGCGCAGGGTCTTCGGTGTCGTAGTAGTGGCGGAAGAAGGCGTGATTGAGCCCGAACTTCAGGACGATGGTGACCAGCGTCAGGGTGATCGTCAGCAGCGACAGCACGCCGAACTCGGCGGCGCGCAGGTAGCGCGTGTAGAGCGGCACCAGCACCAACCCGAAGGCGCTGTTGACGACGCTGCCGATGCCGAAGATCAGCGTGTGCTTGACCGTCTTTTTGATCTTACCGTAAATCGTGACCGTTGCTCCGTTGATCTTTACTTATTTACCGCGGCGCACAGCGACAAACGCCAGTCCCAGGCCGAGCAGCGCCGCCGCTACGAGGCTTATCACTAGAGACGCCCTGAAGACGCGCGGCGCAAAGACGAATGATAACACATGGCGACCGGCGGGAACTTTGACGGCGCGCATGGTGACGTTCGCTTGAAAAATCTCTGTCGGGTTGCCGTCAATCGCCGCCCGCCAGCCAGGATAAAAGTTATCGCTCAACACCAGCCATGCGTCTGTTTGGTTCGCCGTTTCGATCACCACGCGATTGCGCTGGTCTTCGATAATGGACGCCGCGTCGGCGCTCGCCTGCATCCCGACTGGCGGAGGCGTGGCGTTTGCGGACAAGCCCGCATCGCTTTCGATAACCACCTCGCGGCGCGCATCGAATGTCGGCTCGCGCAAGGCGGCAACTGCATCGGCATGGCTGGCCACGGCGAGGGCGCGATCAACGAAGAAAGCGCGCGGCAAAGCGTTCTTGTTTTCGTAGACCGCAACGCCTTCAGCCGTCGCCAGCCGCTCATACCCATCAAGCGGCGTATCGGCATGGGTCACCACGTAGCGCACGTCGAGCAGGTCGAAGTAACGCGAGCGCGGCTCGTTAAAAACGACATGGCTCAGGTTCGGCTGCGGCTCGATGAGCGCAGCGTAGTCGCGATACCACTTCGGGAATTGTTGATTCTTGCCGGCGACGGTCGGAATCTGGTACGGCAGCAGCGTATTCGGCGGCGCAATGATCTTGTCTTCGCTTGACGACACACGGCGATTCGATTCCAGGTCGGCAGGCACGACCAGCACGCGGCCGGGCGGCAAGCCGCGCAGCATCGTGGTGATTTCGGTCGCTTGATAAACCCGTGAGCGCTCGTAAGATTGGTTGAACTGCCCGCTCAACCAGAACAGATCAATGACCAGCAGGCTGCAAAGTCCGGCCAGCAGCGCCCGGCGGCTGAAGCGGCCGGCGCTCGTCAGCCAGAAAAGCCCGGCGACTATCGCCAGCATGCCGAGCGGCACCAGAATGCCGGCATCGGGCGGCAGGAATTGTGGCGTGAGCGCGGCAGCCGTCCGATGAAGATAGGCTCGCCAGCCGCGCGCTTCGCTCTCAGCGGCAAAGCCTGTGGCCTTCATCACCCACGCAGCAATTGTAGCCATCGCTACAAAGGCGGCGGCGGCATAAAAGAATCGTCGCGCCAAACGGGCGAAGGCACCGAACAGATCGGCGCTCGCCTGCATCAACAGGTCTGCGCCGAGTGCCACCAGCACCGCCGCCGCAAAATGAAAGATCACTCCGGCGCGCACGGCGACGCGGATCACCTGCAACACGGGGACGTAGCGTGTGACCGGCACATAAAGCGGCGTCGTCATCATCACCACCAGCGAGACCGCCGCCAGCAACGCGAAGAGAGTGACGCGGGGACGCGGGGACGCGGCGACACGGGGAATTGTTGGACTTTCCGTATGCTCTTGTCGTGGTGAGCCAGGAATCCGCACTCCCTCGCCGCGTCCCCGTGTCCCCGTGTCCCCGCGTCTCGACTGCTTCCACCAGAAGAGCGCGAATCCAAGCGGCGCTAACGCTGCAACGCCGATGTAGAGGATGTGATCGTGCGACACGCCAAGCGCCGTAAACAGCGTCAGCGTGCGCGTGTCGTAAGCCGCGCCGAAGAGATTCGGAAAGATCAGCGTCAAGCCGTACCACGGCGGCAGGTAGATGTAACCCATCTCCGCGCCGACGATCTTGCGGTTCGAGTAACGCAGCAGCTCAAGCATCGGCGCCCATTGCGTCGCCGCCAGCATCAGACCAACCGCCAGGGTCGTCGCCATCAGCGCCACGGTCTTGCCGAGCGCTCGCCTTCGCCGGCGGCCTTCGAGCTTGCCGAATTCGAGGTGGGCGGCGATCAGGTAATAAAGAACGATGGCCCCGGCGTAGTAAATCTGATTCGGCAAATAACCGCAAAAGAATTGCGCGGCAAACATCACGCCAGCTAGCAAAGCCGGCCTGAACTGTTGGCGGCGGGCGGCGCGATCAACGAAGAGCATGATTAGCGGCAGCCACATCAATCCGCCGAACCAGCCGAGGCCCGTCAGGTGCAACAACGCATGCGCCGACAGCTCGAAGACCAGCGCGCCGATCAAAGCGCCACGCGCGCTGACGCCGAGGGCGACGAGGAAGATGTACATGAAGATCGCGGCCAGCATCAGCTCACTGATGCGCGCCAGCGAATAACCGAGCGGCACGTCGAAGAGTTTATAAAAGAGCAGGAGCGGCGACAGCGTCCGCGTCACGCCATCGGCGTAGATAGGATGGCCAGCCATCGTGTACGGGTTCCACAACGGCATCTCGCCATCACGATAAGCCGCGACGACAAAATACTCGCGGGTCACGTACATATCTGTGAGGTCGCGGCGATTGTAAGGGTAATCGCTTGGGCCTGCGCTGTAGCCCCAGGGCAACTGGTTGTTCAGCGTCGCCACATCGATCAGTGTTTCGCCGAGCAGGAAGACGCGCCAGAACATCACCAGCAGCAGAGCCACAAGCGAAGCGAGGTTGATTGCATGGCGCTGCCAGGTGGTAGGAGAAAGAGAGGGCGAGTTTTCTGCGCCGGCCTGTGGCGATGTGGCTGCGCTGTCGCCGGGGTTGATTTCGGGTTCCGCCTTCATCTTTCGCCTTACAGGTAGCCGAGCGCGCGCAGCTTCTCTTCAATCAACTCTTCTTCGGCCTCGCTCAACGTGCCGGGCGCGCCTGCGGTGTCGCCTGTCGCCCGGTCAATGCGCAGCGGATTCGCGCTCAGATGGGCTTCGCTGAACGCTCGCTCGATGACGCGGCCATCGAGGTCATCGGGAACCGCCAAGCCCGCCGCGTATATCAACGTCGGCAAGAAATCGTAGACGACCGGCTCATCCAACCGTGCTCCCGGCGCAATGCCCGGCCCGCGCGCAATCAGAATGCCTTCGGGCCGATGATCGCCGCTCCACCAGTAACCCCGGTCGCGGACTTCGCGTGGCGGCTCGCCAAACGCAGCCCGCGGGTTCCAGTAGATGTAGAGGTCGCTGGCGCGCTCGACAAACGGCCCGGCATATAACTCGTCGCGGCGGGCGACGCGCTCGACCACCGCCGTGCCGCGCGCATCGCGCCACTCGCCGAGCGCGGCGCTGATTTCGGCGCAGACGCCCTGGTAATCGGCAGCGGCAACGACGCCTTGCGGGTTGCGGCCGGCGAGGTTGATGTTGATGACGTGACGCCCCGGCTCTGTGTAAGCTCGGCTACGCGGCCAGTCAATCGAATCGTAGAAGGCGTCTTTCTCGGCGGCCTGCATCTGTTTGACGCGCTCGGCGCCGAGGCGCGATTTGATCGTTTCCTTGATCGCAACGGGCAGGAGATTCTTTGCGACGCGACGGCTTGCATTCATCAACGAAGCGCGCGGCGGCGCGGATGATTGCCTCGCCATAAAACCTCGCGCTTCGAGCCATTCGGCCAGGTGATAAGACGCGCCGCTGTGCGGCCCCATGCCGTGATCGCTGATGACATAAACCTGTGTTTGCTCGTTCGCAAGCGCCAGCAGCCTTGCCACCGCGATGTCGAGGGATTTATAAACGCGGCGCAGCCCATCGCGCGATTGCGCGGGCGAATTCCACAAGTTGTGCCCGCCCCAGTCGCTCGCCGTGAAGACGGTCATGAAGAGATCGGTCGGGTGTTGTTCGATCAAATACTCGGCCGCCGCGGTTTGCGTTTCCGTAAGCCGCAGCCACGCGCTGATGGCGTCATCGACGCGCCCGGCTTTCATCAGGTCGCCGAGCCCGATGGGAGTAAATGCATAATCGGGAAAATGGCTGAAGACTTCTTCGCGCAGCGGCGCGGGAAAAAAAGCCGATTCATTCAGCGCCGGCGCGTCCAGTCCGCTGATCATCCAACTGCCCGCAGGCGCGTTTGCCGGATAGGTCATTGGCACGTTCAGAAGGCCGCTCGTCAGACCGTGTCGCGCCAGGTAATCGCCAAGGATGCGGCCCGCGCGGTCGCCGCCTTTGAAGAACTCTTGCCGGCCCGTCGCAAAGTTGCGGTCTGAAAAAACGAAAAGGCCATGCCGGCCCGGATTCAAGCCCGTAAGGATCGATGTCCACGCCGAGGCGCTATGCATGTTCGGCGTCGAGATCAGCCGCCCGCACGCGCCTTCGCTCATCAGCCGCGCCAGCGTCGGCAAGTGGCCTGCCGCGGCCCACGGCTCAATCAACTCGATGGTCGCGGCATCAAGGCCGATGATGAGAATTTTCATAATCGTCGCGCCGCGTGGCGGCAACTTCAGGGCGCGCTTTTATCATTCGATATAGCCGAGCGCGCGCAACCGTTCGCGCAGCTCCGCTTCTTCGCCGGCGTTGTAGACCGAACGATTGGCTGCCGCCGCCTGCGCCGCGTCTTTGTATGAGCTGCCCTCACGCGAGGGCTCGGTCACTTCAGGGAAAAGCTCGACCAGAGCACGGCCATCCATATCAGTCGTCAGCGGGCAACCGAGCGAGGCGAGCGCCGTCGGCCCGACATCGCGCAGATTCGGCGGCGCGGCAAAGTCAACGCCGGGCGCAATATCGCGTCCCCAGGCAATGAAGATGCCGTCGCGCGCATGTGTCCCGGTCGTCGAATCAGCAGGCACCATCACCTGGCCATAGCCGGGACGTTCGTTGTAAACGACCTCATCGCGGCGCGGCACCATCACCAGATCGGGCAAGCGGTCAGACCACAAACCTTTGAATGCTTCGTCGCGACGCAGGACGCGCTCGAAGACCGGCTGGTTATCCGTCGGATCGGTCAGGCGCTCAAGCGCCATGCGCGCCTGATGAACAGCCCCGTCGAATTCGCTTTCGCGGACGCAGCCCTGAGCCTCGCGGCCTGCCAGATTCACCCACACGCCTTTGTCCTGCGCGAAGTAAGCCCGCGTCCGCGTGAAGTCAATCTCGCTGAGAAAGTCACTGCCATACTGAACCTTCTTATCCAGTACGTTGCCATTGAAAGTGCGCGGCGACAGGCGGCGGGCGAGCTTTTCTTTCAGCGCCCTGGCCTGCGCCCGTTGCCGCCGGGTCGCCGGCGATTTGAAGGTGAGCAGTCCTGCGCTGGCCAGCACTTCGTTAACGCGCACTTCGACCAGCTCTGGACAGAAGCCGTGATCGGAAACGACAAGGACGCGCACGTCGGCGGGCAAGCGCTCAAGGATGCGCCCGAGCGCGCCGTCCAGCCGCTCATAGATTTCATGGATGAAGTTGCGAAACTCGGCGGGCGTGTGCGGGTCGTGGCGCGGGTGCGTCGCATCCATGTCGGCCCAGTAATCATGCTGGGCGCGATCAAGCACCGAAAAGACGACCATCAGAAAATCCCACTCGCCTTGCTGCATCAGCCACGCAAGCGCGCGCTCGCGGCATTCGATAGCGCGGCGGAATTCGGCGGCCCGCGCGCGCTTGTCAGGGATGCGCGACGGCTCGATGATGTAATCGGGCACGGCACGCAACAACTCGTCTTTGAGCGTCGCCGGGTAAGTGAAATCGGATTGCAGGCCGGGCGTCAGCATCC
Proteins encoded:
- a CDS encoding oligosaccharide flippase family protein: MNGATVTIYGKIKKTVKHTLIFGIGSVVNSAFGLVLVPLYTRYLRAAEFGVLSLLTITLTLVTIVLKFGLNHAFFRHYYDTEDPAHRRRIVGSTLGFLLVSGVISTGLLYLLAPQVSWLVFSGDASNAGLLRLIFFISFFEIISVIPDSILRANFKSAHYSALNITAFVVQLAVICYLVIFVEASVENVLRGRLIGSAFEALIFFVVVRRDLSLSFSSKELRGMLAFGTPLIFNQIAMTLFMMIDRFFLERYGKARDVGVYAIANTLVSVVSVLATVPFSQVWTVMRFSVMNEEGAEEYYSRVLTYITFVSMFLSLGVAAIAGDGLLRFARSDYWPAAGIIPLLAMAMVLDSAARVLNIGITLKKRTIYAPITIAIALAFNIALNFALIPRYGSPGAAVSTLLSYAAFCGLRFWASNLFYKVRYEWGRVFTVGGVGALVAAAFYAIDYLRGDLSVMSYDDPHRRRLIYISAVAKVGLALAFPLILLALGFYDERERRRLADIYRQALGTLRNGKLESVKPDNTDDMPINAEKSFDAGD
- a CDS encoding alkaline phosphatase family protein; this translates as MKILIIGLDAATIELIEPWAAAGHLPTLARLMSEGACGRLISTPNMHSASAWTSILTGLNPGRHGLFVFSDRNFATGRQEFFKGGDRAGRILGDYLARHGLTSGLLNVPMTYPANAPAGSWMISGLDAPALNESAFFPAPLREEVFSHFPDYAFTPIGLGDLMKAGRVDDAISAWLRLTETQTAAAEYLIEQHPTDLFMTVFTASDWGGHNLWNSPAQSRDGLRRVYKSLDIAVARLLALANEQTQVYVISDHGMGPHSGASYHLAEWLEARGFMARQSSAPPRASLMNASRRVAKNLLPVAIKETIKSRLGAERVKQMQAAEKDAFYDSIDWPRSRAYTEPGRHVININLAGRNPQGVVAAADYQGVCAEISAALGEWRDARGTAVVERVARRDELYAGPFVERASDLYIYWNPRAAFGEPPREVRDRGYWWSGDHRPEGILIARGPGIAPGARLDEPVVYDFLPTLIYAAGLAVPDDLDGRVIERAFSEAHLSANPLRIDRATGDTAGAPGTLSEAEEELIEEKLRALGYL
- a CDS encoding YfhO family protein; amino-acid sequence: MKAEPEINPGDSAATSPQAGAENSPSLSPTTWQRHAINLASLVALLLVMFWRVFLLGETLIDVATLNNQLPWGYSAGPSDYPYNRRDLTDMYVTREYFVVAAYRDGEMPLWNPYTMAGHPIYADGVTRTLSPLLLFYKLFDVPLGYSLARISELMLAAIFMYIFLVALGVSARGALIGALVFELSAHALLHLTGLGWFGGLMWLPLIMLFVDRAARRQQFRPALLAGVMFAAQFFCGYLPNQIYYAGAIVLYYLIAAHLEFGKLEGRRRRRALGKTVALMATTLAVGLMLAATQWAPMLELLRYSNRKIVGAEMGYIYLPPWYGLTLIFPNLFGAAYDTRTLTLFTALGVSHDHILYIGVAALAPLGFALFWWKQSRRGDTGTRGRGEGVRIPGSPRQEHTESPTIPRVAASPRPRVTLFALLAAVSLVVMMTTPLYVPVTRYVPVLQVIRVAVRAGVIFHFAAAVLVALGADLLMQASADLFGAFARLARRFFYAAAAFVAMATIAAWVMKATGFAAESEARGWRAYLHRTAAALTPQFLPPDAGILVPLGMLAIVAGLFWLTSAGRFSRRALLAGLCSLLVIDLFWLSGQFNQSYERSRVYQATEITTMLRGLPPGRVLVVPADLESNRRVSSSEDKIIAPPNTLLPYQIPTVAGKNQQFPKWYRDYAALIEPQPNLSHVVFNEPRSRYFDLLDVRYVVTHADTPLDGYERLATAEGVAVYENKNALPRAFFVDRALAVASHADAVAALREPTFDARREVVIESDAGLSANATPPPVGMQASADAASIIEDQRNRVVIETANQTDAWLVLSDNFYPGWRAAIDGNPTEIFQANVTMRAVKVPAGRHVLSFVFAPRVFRASLVISLVAAALLGLGLAFVAVRRGK
- a CDS encoding alkaline phosphatase family protein, which codes for MKTVIIGLDGATFDIIRPLAAAGRLPVLARLMREGASAPLRSTILPNSFPGWASCTTGTSEGMHGVFAPFIKNPGSYTVRAMSGRDIMTRHVWDLLGAQTGRSIVINVPTAYPPEPLNGRMVTGMLTPGLQSDFTYPATLKDELLRAVPDYIIEPSRIPDKRARAAEFRRAIECRERALAWLMQQGEWDFLMVVFSVLDRAQHDYWADMDATHPRHDPHTPAEFRNFIHEIYERLDGALGRILERLPADVRVLVVSDHGFCPELVEVRVNEVLASAGLLTFKSPATRRQRAQARALKEKLARRLSPRTFNGNVLDKKVQYGSDFLSEIDFTRTRAYFAQDKGVWVNLAGREAQGCVRESEFDGAVHQARMALERLTDPTDNQPVFERVLRRDEAFKGLWSDRLPDLVMVPRRDEVVYNERPGYGQVMVPADSTTGTHARDGIFIAWGRDIAPGVDFAAPPNLRDVGPTALASLGCPLTTDMDGRALVELFPEVTEPSREGSSYKDAAQAAAANRSVYNAGEEAELRERLRALGYIE